The Mauremys reevesii isolate NIE-2019 linkage group 1, ASM1616193v1, whole genome shotgun sequence genome has a segment encoding these proteins:
- the KLHL42 gene encoding kelch-like protein 42, with protein sequence MESVSNPSPTGRLRQLLPRDAGSHPAGPGCALRCCLFRPARCRTRPGQGLRPPPEEPSPRPGAGPSPRPCSGCVSRRALPSHPGSGQGRSRKWSPGPERAMSRAEPPAGEAGAGGEEVVRIRLGDRCYPVCKRKLIEQSDYFRALFRSGMREAGQGQEEQQLRGGLSALGLELVLDFINTSGLGRLEQEEGGEQEPPLLEELIEAASYLQVTPLLRLLLSQVRLGNCLELHRLAQVYGLQDLQDACLDFMAAHYHQVLRRPEARPHLLLPGALRQQLMEGRMKGTATLLAIGDFMGASSLGLAPRRHLQEEAPWSMLRYDEVAQRWLPLANNLPLDLMNVRGYGSAMLDNYLFVIGGYRITSQEISAAHCYNPCINEWSQMASMNQKRSNFKLLAVNGKLYAIGGQSLSNVECYSPEHDWWNFVASMPNPLAEFSACECKGKIYVVGGYTTRDRNMNILQYCPISDCWTNFELCDVHIRKQQMLSVEETIYLVGGCIHELGPNQKSSQSEDMLTVQSYNTVTREWLYLKENTSKSGLNLTCTLHNDGIYIMSRDITPSTSLEHRIFLKYNIFSDSWESLRRFPAFGQNMLVCSVYLPNMIEV encoded by the exons ATGGAGAGTGTTTCAAATCCCTCCCCGACCGGGAGGCTGCGGCAGCTGCTCCCTAGAGACGCTGGTTCCCACCCGGCGGGCCCGGGCTGCGCGCTCCGATGTTGCCTTTTTAGGCCTGCGCGCTGCAGGACGCGTCCGGGCCAGGGGCTGAGGCCGCCGCCCGAGGAACCATCCCCCCGCCCGGGCGCTGGCCCgtccccccgcccctgcagcgGCTGCGTCTCCCGGCGTGcgctcccctcccaccccggcAGCGGGCAAGGCAGGAGCCGGAAGTGGAGCCCGGGGCCGGAGCGGGCCATGTCCCGCGCGGAGCCGCCGGCGGGGGAGGCCGGGGCGGGCGGGGAGGAGGTGGTGCGGATCCGGCTGGGGGACAGGTGCTACCCGGTCTGCAAGAGGAAACTGATCGAGCAGAGCGACTATTTCCGCGCCCTGTTCCGCTCGGGCATgcgggaggcggggcaggggcaggaggagcagcagctgcgCGGGGGGCTCAGCGCCCTGGGACTGGAGCTGGTGCTGGACTTTATCAACACCTCGGGCCTGGGccggctggagcaggaggagggCGGGGAGCAGGAGCCCCCTCTGCTGGAGGAGCTGATCGAGGCCGCCTCCTACCTGCAGGTCACCCCCCTGCTGCGCCTGCTCCTCTCCCAGGTGAGGCTGGGCAACTGCCTGGAGCTGCACCGCCTAGCCCAGGTCTATGGCCTCCAGGACCTGCAGGATGCCTGCCTGGACTTCATGGCTGCCCATTACCATCAGGTGCTGCGGCGACCTGAGGCCCGTCCCCATCTCCTCCTGCCCGGTGCCCTCCGGCAGCAGCTGATGGAGGGGCGGATGAAGGGCACCGCCACCCTCCTGGCTATTGGAGACTTCATGGGTGCCTCCTCTCTGGGCCTGGCCCCGCGCCGCCACCTGCAGGAGGAAGCCCCTTGGTCCATGCTGAGGTACGATGAGGTGGCCCAGAGGTGGCTCCCCTTGGCCAACAACCTGCCCCTGGATCTCATGAACGTCCGAGGCTACGGGTCGGCGATGCTGGACAACTACCTGTTTGTCATCGGGGGCTATAGGATCACCAGTCAAGAGATATCGGCTGCCCACTGCTATAACCCCTGCATAAATGAATGGAGTCAGATGGCTTCAATGAACCAAAAGAG GTCCAATTTTAAGCTTTTGGCTGTAAATGGAAAGCTCTATGCCATTGGCGGTCAATCCCTTTCCAATGTGGAGTGTTACAGCCCAGAGCACGACTGGTGGAATTTTGTGGCATCTATGCCAAACCCTCTTGCAGAATTTTCAGCTTGTGAATGCAAGGGCAAAATTTATGTTGTTGGAGGATATACTACAAGAG ACAGGAATATGAACATCTTGCAGTACTGTCCCATCTCTGACTGTTGGACCAACTTTGAGCTGTGTGATGTCCACATTCGCAAACAGCAGATGCTCTCTGTCGAGGAAACCATCTACCTGGTAGGGGGTTGTATTCATGAACTGGGACCTAACCAAAAATCCAGCCAAAGTGAGGACATGTTAACAGTACAGTCTTACAATACTGTTACCAGAGAATGGCTCTACCTCAAGGAGAACACGTCCAAATCAGGTCTCAACTTGACTTGTACTCTCCATAATGATGGGATCTATATAATGAGCAGAGATATTACGCCATCTACAAGTTTGGAACACCGGATTTTTCTTAAGTATAATATATTTTCAGACAGTTGGGAGTCACTTAGACGCTTTCCGGCCTTTGGACAAAACATGTTGGTCTGCTCTGTATATTTACCCAATATGATAGAAGTGTAA